The sequence GGTGACAACATATATGAAAGTAAATTTGCTGCTATGCCTGAAACAAAATAAATTACTAAATACCCTATCTTCCCGTATATTCTTTCAATAAAATCTCCTAAAGCATAAAGAGCGTACATATTGAAGGCTATGTGCATTAACCCTCCATGTAAAAACATTGCTGTAACAAGTCTATAAATTTGTCCTTGGTCAATCAAATAGTTTACCTTGGCACCAAGTATAATTAAAACATCAGTATCAATATCAAAAATCTGCCCAGATATCAAAACAGAAACAATAAACATTATTACATTTAAACCAATAAGTATATTGGTAATACTAAAATAAGACTTATCTGTATTTCTCATGCTAACCTTATTATTTCTAACTGATTGAAAAATTTTTGCTATAGGTTCCGTAGAAGAGCTATAAAACAAAATTGTATCTTCACTTTTGCTGTATACTAATTTTTCATAATTGTTGCCTTCTCTGCTTTTTTCATATGATCCTTCAGTAATTATAATATTATGAACTGTATAACTTATATTTTTAGCTTTTAAATATACATTAGCATAATACGCATTAGTTTCTTCCATGCTTGCACTTGAAACAATAACTGCACAAATCCCTGTATTGGTATTGCCCAAAGCCATCCAATTTAATTTTCCATTGCACTCATATTGCTCAACAAAAAAGCCATAATTATTTATCAATGTTTTAAATAGTCTTTCTTCAATTGCTTCCATGCATTACTCCTTTTAAAATTCACTTTACATCTATTTGTATATTAGATATCTTCAGAAATAAGTAAATTCATATGCAGTCTATTTTCAGACACTCTATTTTATTGGCGGACGTGATGCTTCAAGCACATCCTTTGGATCAAAATAATACTTTTTCACATAATCAGCATTTTTAAGCATAGTATACCCATCTAAATCAAATCTACTCTGCTGCATATTGTCCTTATTATACTCTGTTTTTAAGTTGCTGCCAACTGAACAATATATATCAAAGCCTTGTCCAACTAAATATCTATATAATGGTCCATTTTCATTAAATAAAACACCAAAAGGTGAAACATATATTTGAGTTTTTCCAACTACAGGTTCAATATATTTTTTCCATCTTTCTGTATCATATCTTAGCTGACCT comes from Clostridium sp. TW13 and encodes:
- a CDS encoding rhomboid family intramembrane serine protease is translated as MEAIEERLFKTLINNYGFFVEQYECNGKLNWMALGNTNTGICAVIVSSASMEETNAYYANVYLKAKNISYTVHNIIITEGSYEKSREGNNYEKLVYSKSEDTILFYSSSTEPIAKIFQSVRNNKVSMRNTDKSYFSITNILIGLNVIMFIVSVLISGQIFDIDTDVLIILGAKVNYLIDQGQIYRLVTAMFLHGGLMHIAFNMYALYALGDFIERIYGKIGYLVIYFVSGIAANLLSYMLSPNYASMGASGAIFGLFGAALVFGIKERDKIGKDFLINIGSVVAINVFIGMSQRDIDNAAHFGGFIGGIVVAFIIRELKLSKAKQG